One Verrucomicrobiia bacterium DNA segment encodes these proteins:
- a CDS encoding EF-hand domain-containing protein, producing the protein MNKKKRNLNAMKAVGLTVMLAGISAGIAFAEDTAASTPADTVTQAVDTGSQAVTDASSSSDAQGWRHERKEKFLENHPDLKKKLDTNGDGTVDKDEFKAHRQEKREEMQDKYLDKHPELKKKLDTNGDGSVDKSEFQAGREERREKYLDNHPKLKEKMDANGDGSVDASEFKASREKMHEFRENHGDKDNNPPGPRGGPGTNWENRPGAQGGPGASPDRGGYRGDRDNNPPGMRGGPGTNWENRPGPQGGPGASPDRRGGGSHGRHG; encoded by the coding sequence ATGAATAAGAAGAAAAGAAACCTCAACGCAATGAAGGCAGTAGGGCTTACGGTGATGCTCGCGGGAATTTCGGCGGGGATCGCGTTTGCCGAAGACACCGCGGCTTCGACACCGGCGGACACGGTCACACAGGCCGTGGACACGGGATCGCAGGCGGTTACCGATGCGTCTTCCTCTTCGGACGCCCAGGGCTGGCGCCATGAGAGAAAAGAAAAATTCCTGGAAAATCATCCCGATCTGAAAAAGAAACTCGACACGAACGGCGACGGGACGGTGGACAAGGATGAATTCAAGGCGCATCGCCAGGAAAAGCGTGAAGAAATGCAGGACAAGTATCTGGATAAGCATCCCGAATTAAAGAAGAAGCTGGATACCAACGGCGACGGCAGCGTCGACAAAAGCGAATTCCAGGCGGGGCGGGAAGAACGGCGCGAGAAGTACCTGGACAATCATCCGAAGCTGAAAGAAAAAATGGATGCCAACGGCGACGGATCCGTGGACGCCTCGGAGTTCAAGGCGTCACGCGAAAAGATGCACGAGTTCCGCGAAAACCACGGGGATAAGGACAACAATCCCCCGGGACCGCGCGGAGGTCCGGGCACGAACTGGGAAAACCGTCCGGGGGCGCAGGGCGGGCCGGGCGCGAGCCCTGACCGCGGCGGCTACCGCGGAGATCGGGACAACAATCCTCCGGGAATGCGCGGAGGTCCGGGCACGAACTGGGAAAATCGTCCGGGGCCGCAGG